In the Syntrophus aciditrophicus SB genome, CATTAACCGGATGAACCTTAATTTTATTTTACGGCCATCTCTGAAGTTTATAGCTTTCAAATTGCAAAAGAGCCACCATACTTGGAGATGCCCATTCTTTCCCATTAATCCAGTCTAATGGTGTTTTTCCTTGATCATCCGTAGCCTCAACTCTCGCACCAAACTTGATTAATAATTTCGCAATTACTATGTTTCCCCCTTGGGCCGCATAATGTAGCGGAGTTACTTTGTATTTTGTTCTTGAATTAGGGTTAGCGCCATGAGTAAGCAATAGAATAACAATTTCTGTTGGTCCATGTTCTGCCGCATAATGGAGTGGCTTTAAATCTCGGCCGGCGTTAGCATCCGCACCTTCTTCTAATAATTTTTCAATTTTTGATAGATTTTGACTTTTGACTGCTTTCATTAATGGAGCTTCAAAAACTTGGCCAATGTAATGAAAAGACAAATACACAGCACCAAAAATTGCAAAAACGAAAATTAATCCCAATGCACTGGTAGCGATGTCTTTTATAAATTTTGGAATCAAAATTAGTCCCTTTCAAACTTCCCGGCCCGTACTGTGCCCTTTTTATAGGTTCACTAATTCCCAAGCCATCCTGTCCGCTTTTTCAACCAAGCGATTATACCCGACATTTCTGATCCTGTCTTCATAATCTTTTGAGCAGTATCGGTTAATTTTCCGGATCGCATTATCGAGTTTAATACTGAGCACGTTTCTTTTGTAAGATTTGTATAAGCTCATAGGAAAAAGTTAAATAAATTAGGTTGCTCTTGCGATAGGACTATAAACTTGTCGCTATCATACTTCACGGATTCGACATTCTCATTGAAACGGTACTCCTTGCCGGTAGAGATGTGTTTTAACCTTAAGCCATTAGGATGATTAACTATTTTTTCCGGCATATTACATATTTAAAAATTCAAGTGCCGGATTATCAAAAGTTTTTTTGTCCGAGCTGTCAGTTTCTTCTAATGCGTTGTTCATTCTCTCCAATATCTCTTCTTGCGATTTTTTCATCTCACGCCCGGAGAAATGTTCAGTAAAGCCTTTAATCATACTTTTAATGGCGTTTATTCTTTCTTCCTTGGTAAGGGGACGACGTTTGACGGGGATATAACCGTTAAAGGTGTAATGAGTATGCTCTCCGCTATATTTTATCGGATTCTGTAAATTATAATCCTCTATCCTCATAACCTCTGTTATCGCGCTCCCTCTTAAGCGGTTACCGTCTATCTCGATAAAATCATTACTTCCTACACGTCTCAAGGCCTTTTCTTGATCAGCGGTAATATAATGCTTTGTTTTATTCATCGTTAAGATGACATACTCTTTTACGTTCGTTGATAATTTCATAGTTTTACATTTTTAGGGATATTGCTGTTTTCCCGGTCGTGAAAAACTAGCAATTCTCCTATTTTATTTTGTAATTGAAGCGGGGTAGTTATAGTTGGGGCGTATCTCTGCCCCTGGACGGAGACGGCGTAACGGATCGTTGCCAACAGTTTGTTATAACCGAACCTCTTGATCATCGAGGAGAGTGCGCTGCGCTGCGTCCGATTACCATAGTTGATTAACGGATTAATGGGTCCAAATTCCTTTAAAAGAGAATTAATCTCATTACCCGGTCCCGCGACGTCAGTCGCAATATATTTAGAGTCAGAGTCTAAATCAGAGTCAGAGTCAGAGTCAGAGTCAGAGTCAGAGTCTAATGCGGATATCCCTTGAAGGGGTATGGATAGGGTATCTGTTTTTTGCTTATGTAACGGTTTATCTGTCATTTTCTTAATTTTTTCCACAATTTGACAAGGTATTTCTTTTGTGGCGTTTTCAATTCCGATTTTTACTTTGCTGCTTCCTCTTGCGTTCTGATGCTTTTGAAAATTCACGATACACACCCATCCATCGACATAGAAAACCTTATTGTCTTTTTCAAACCTCTTTATGAGCTTCGGCAGCATTTCTTTGTCAATGCCGGTTTCTTGCGCCATCCGTACTAACGGCAATTCGTATATTCCGCAAATGTTGGTGTGTTCGTTTGTTAGGAAGTAAAGGAACAAATATCTTTCCAGCGGATCGAGGTTGACAATCCACGAGTCAGACCAAAGCTTGGTATTGATATACCTTTGTTTAGCCATATTGTTGTGACAAACTAAAGGCGTGGGGCCGCCTGTGTAAATTAAAAAATCCGTTGAGGAATATTACCAGACAAAGGCTTTCGCGGGCCTTGCCAAGGAGGCGGTAATATTCCTTAACGGACATTTAATTTTGCGAAATTTTTTGTCGTTATATTCAGTTGTAAATAGCCGTTGCCGAGGAATCGAACCCCGGTTAAACCAATCAACGGTCACCGGAAAAATTATGAAGAAAACCGGTGAAGCAATTACGGCACCGCACGTGCCTTAAAAGCTTAAAGAACAATCTGCACTCCCATGCTTGTATTTACATGATACACCTTTAGAGGAAACTGGTCAAATGCTTGTATTTATTAATGATTATTGTATAATTTCTTTAGAGGGAATTATAAGCAATAAAGTTATCAACAATGCGGGAAAGCGCCATCCTAACCGCCATCTGCCAATATCTTCAATACCAGGAGAACCTGGGGCAGTTGGTTTTTATCAGAAATAATTCGGGCGCGTTCATCAATCCGAAAGGTCAATTCTACAAAATGGGCAGGCCGGGCAGTCCGGATCTGCTTATTTTTTTAAAAAATGGCCGCTGCGCGCACATCGAGGTCAAGAATGAAAAAGGCAAGCAGAACGAGGCGCAGAAAGAATACGAGCAGGCCGTGACCGATCTCGGGCATGATTATCATGTAGTTAGAAGCGTCGAGCAAGTCGAACAGCTGTTAAATTCCTAAATCTTCCCATATCTTCCGTAGCAAATTCAACAACATCCAAATATCCTACCTCTTAAATAAACTTTAGGAGGTAAAGGAAATGAGCAGCTGGGGTGAAATTTTTTTAGAGCAGGCGTTTGGAATTACTAACGGAAAGAAGAAAAAAAAGAAGTATCACCATCCTAAACCGAACAAGTACGGCGCAAAGGAGGGCGACACGGTTATCTTTGACGAAAGAGGCAGGCTTTACATGGTGATCGACAAACGCGGAAAGATAACGAGATAAAAAAGCCCCGGAGCATTCGTCCGGGGCAAAAGGTTGATTAGTCAAGTCCGTGGCGGCTCATTCGGTCGCCCGGCTTGCTAATCGGCTTGGGTCTTTGGGCTTTGGCTTTCAGGCCGTCCATCAGAATATCCCTGTCAATCATCCATATTCCGCCGAGCTTAAAACTCCCAGGCAATTCGCCCTTATTCAGAAGTTTGTAAACTTGTTTCAGGCAGATTCTCAATAATGACGACACTTCTGACGGACTAAGGAATTGGCTTGTCATTCGACGCTCCTTTTCCTCACTCCTCCTAAACTCCAAAATTTTTTCTCAAAGATCCTTACCTAATTGAGATTTAATTTAAATAACCGCTCTTTTTAAAAATATCAAGGAGGTGATTAAGTGGGCCAGTATTCAAGAAAACTAAAGCGCGGCGTCCGTTGGTATTATTCAGGCCAATATCTTGGGCAGAAATATTTTAGCAGAGCAATATATCTGACAAAACAGGAAGCGAAGAGGGCGGAAAGGGAAACGATTGCAGAGATGGACCAAAAAGCCCGCCAGCCCGGCGAAGTGCTGCTAAAAGACCTGATTGAAGAACGGCTTGACATTATTCTGCACAAGAAATCAAAAGTTTATTACCGCGAGAACCGGCTTTACATGAAAAAACTTCTCGATGCCGTTGGTAATATCCCGATTCAGGACATTACCAGGCAGCAGATACACAAGGTCTTGATTGATTATTCGAAAGATTTGCGAAAGAGGGGAAAGACAGACCATAAGGCTAATGCCATGATCAGATGTTTTAAAGCCCTTTTCAATTACGGCATCAGTCTTTACGAGCTAAATATGAAGAATCCGGTCAAGGGAATCCAGTTTTTCAGCGTTGACATCAATCTGAAATACATTCCGACCGATGAGGATATTTTAGCCGTTAAAGAGGGACTGACCGAGGAGCAGAAATTTTTGATCGATTTCTGCCAGCAGACCGGCTGTAGGATCAATGAAGCTTTGAGGCTCAAGGGAAGCGATATCGGGGACAATTACATTGTCCTCTATACCCGGAAAGCCAGGAATTCGAATCTCACGCCTAGGAAGAT is a window encoding:
- a CDS encoding helix-turn-helix domain-containing protein, encoding MTSQFLSPSEVSSLLRICLKQVYKLLNKGELPGSFKLGGIWMIDRDILMDGLKAKAQRPKPISKPGDRMSRHGLD
- a CDS encoding VRR-NUC domain-containing protein, with protein sequence MVFIRNNSGAFINPKGQFYKMGRPGSPDLLIFLKNGRCAHIEVKNEKGKQNEAQKEYEQAVTDLGHDYHVVRSVEQVEQLLNS
- a CDS encoding tyrosine-type recombinase/integrase; this encodes MDQKARQPGEVLLKDLIEERLDIILHKKSKVYYRENRLYMKKLLDAVGNIPIQDITRQQIHKVLIDYSKDLRKRGKTDHKANAMIRCFKALFNYGISLYELNMKNPVKGIQFFSVDINLKYIPTDEDILAVKEGLTEEQKFLIDFCQQTGCRINEALRLKGSDIGDNYIVLYTRKARNSNLTPRKIPKPPCLAGYKPKKERVFSEWSNVPRFLEKRVKKLDMKYWTWHNLRHKYASELSKRNVPLFEIMNLLGHSNMKTTQIYLQLIGF
- a CDS encoding ankyrin repeat domain-containing protein, with protein sequence MIPKFIKDIATSALGLIFVFAIFGAVYLSFHYIGQVFEAPLMKAVKSQNLSKIEKLLEEGADANAGRDLKPLHYAAEHGPTEIVILLLTHGANPNSRTKYKVTPLHYAAQGGNIVIAKLLIKFGARVEATDDQGKTPLDWINGKEWASPSMVALLQFESYKLQRWP